In Candidatus Eisenbacteria bacterium, a single window of DNA contains:
- the nirD gene encoding nitrite reductase small subunit NirD yields MTEFVRVARLSDLEEGKGAIVTVKGTKIALFRCEGTVYAIRNQCPHMGGDLGEGLLQGDIVRCPWHGWKFSVKTGKAPDTEVVGVRTYEVRIDGDDVLVGA; encoded by the coding sequence GTGACCGAATTCGTCCGCGTGGCGAGGCTCTCCGATCTGGAAGAGGGAAAGGGGGCGATCGTCACGGTGAAGGGGACCAAGATCGCGCTCTTCCGGTGCGAGGGGACCGTCTACGCGATCCGGAACCAGTGTCCGCACATGGGCGGAGACCTGGGAGAGGGGCTGCTGCAGGGCGACATCGTGCGCTGTCCGTGGCACGGTTGGAAATTCAGCGTGAAGACGGGGAAGGCGCCCGACACGGAGGTCGTGGGCGTGAGGACGTACGAGGTCCGGATCGATGGCGACGACGTTCTCGTCGGTGCTTGA
- a CDS encoding iron-sulfur cluster assembly accessory protein: MVTLSEKAVSEIKAIMQQNGGAFEGIRVFVAGGGCSGLSYGMQIADEPATADDLVFENEGVKVIVDAGSHQYLDGASIDFDDTLQGGGFKINNPNAAKTCGCGSSFASEEGAEGSQAASGGGCGCGGGGCGSH, from the coding sequence ATGGTCACGTTGAGCGAAAAGGCCGTATCCGAGATCAAGGCCATCATGCAGCAAAACGGTGGCGCGTTCGAAGGCATCCGCGTCTTCGTCGCTGGCGGAGGCTGCTCGGGGCTCTCGTACGGAATGCAGATCGCCGATGAGCCGGCCACGGCCGACGACCTCGTCTTCGAGAACGAGGGCGTGAAGGTCATCGTCGACGCGGGCAGCCATCAGTACCTCGACGGAGCGTCGATCGACTTCGACGACACGCTCCAGGGCGGGGGATTCAAGATCAACAATCCAAACGCCGCGAAGACCTGCGGCTGCGGATCGTCGTTCGCGTCCGAGGAGGGCGCCGAGGGATCCCAGGCGGCTTCCGGCGGAGGCTGCGGCTGCGGCGGCGGGGGCTGCGGCAGCCACTAG
- a CDS encoding cysteine desulfurase-like protein, giving the protein MATTFSSVLEGVRARFPALRAAGDREIFFDNAAGAQVPDEVVDAMRDHLVARNVQRGGRYPRSREVDAAIEGAREILAAFLNAPFADEVVFGLNSTSLIRMVAESLRPALRTGDRIVVTDLDHEANVGPWLRLESSGVTPLVWKVRGPGATLEMDDLRVLLGSAGGPVRLVAMPLASNATGGIVDVAAAARLAREAGAWTFVDAVHFAPHGPIDVRVLGADFLAFSGYKIFGPHVGFLWGRREALRALTPAREFFIQGGAPYAFEGGTQVYEGIAGMAGAMRYLSSLGTSASGANELDPASTRRGASESDLSFTRSLDRRPALVRAMSLIREYESDLARTMLRTLREIPELRILGESDPERASKRIPTFSFRIDGLTPAAIVERLAAEGIHARDGHMYAPRLIEAVGIDPMTGVCRVSLCHYNTPAEIDRFAETIRAVTDHGAHGPDRSSGGPPQARR; this is encoded by the coding sequence ATGGCGACGACGTTCTCGTCGGTGCTTGAGGGAGTGCGCGCGCGGTTCCCCGCGCTCCGCGCGGCGGGGGATCGCGAGATCTTCTTCGACAACGCCGCCGGCGCGCAGGTGCCGGACGAGGTGGTGGACGCGATGCGCGATCATCTCGTCGCGCGGAACGTGCAGCGCGGAGGACGGTATCCGCGATCGCGCGAGGTGGACGCCGCGATCGAGGGCGCGCGAGAGATCCTCGCGGCATTTCTGAACGCCCCGTTCGCCGACGAGGTCGTCTTCGGACTCAACTCCACGTCGTTGATCCGCATGGTCGCGGAGTCGCTGAGACCCGCGCTTCGGACCGGAGACCGGATCGTGGTCACCGATCTCGACCACGAGGCGAACGTGGGGCCGTGGCTCCGGCTCGAGTCGAGCGGCGTCACGCCCCTGGTCTGGAAGGTACGCGGACCCGGGGCGACGCTCGAGATGGACGATCTTCGCGTCCTCCTGGGATCGGCCGGCGGTCCCGTGCGGCTGGTCGCGATGCCGCTCGCGTCCAACGCGACCGGCGGCATCGTGGACGTCGCCGCGGCCGCCCGGCTCGCGCGCGAGGCGGGGGCGTGGACGTTCGTGGACGCGGTCCACTTCGCGCCCCACGGCCCGATCGATGTTCGGGTGCTGGGGGCCGATTTCCTCGCGTTCTCCGGCTACAAGATCTTCGGGCCCCACGTGGGCTTTCTCTGGGGCCGGCGCGAAGCCCTGCGCGCGCTCACGCCGGCACGGGAGTTCTTCATCCAGGGCGGGGCCCCCTACGCCTTCGAGGGCGGCACGCAGGTCTACGAGGGCATCGCGGGCATGGCGGGGGCCATGCGATATCTTTCCTCGCTCGGCACGTCCGCCTCCGGAGCGAACGAGTTGGACCCAGCGTCCACTCGCCGCGGGGCAAGTGAATCTGACCTTTCGTTCACTCGCTCGTTGGATCGAAGGCCAGCACTGGTGCGGGCGATGAGCCTGATCCGGGAGTACGAGAGCGATCTCGCGCGGACCATGCTCCGCACGCTCCGCGAGATCCCGGAGCTCCGGATCCTGGGCGAGAGCGATCCGGAACGCGCCTCGAAGCGCATCCCGACCTTCTCCTTCCGGATCGACGGCCTCACCCCGGCCGCGATCGTGGAGCGGCTCGCCGCGGAAGGAATCCACGCCCGCGACGGACACATGTACGCGCCGCGCCTGATCGAAGCCGTGGGCATCGACCCCATGACCGGTGTCTGCCGCGTGAGTCTCTGCCACTACAACACGCCCGCCGAGATCGACCGATTCGCGGAAACCATCCGCGCGGTGACCGATCACGGCGCTCACGGACCCGATCGATCGTCCGGCGGGCCTCCGCAGGCGAGGCGCTGA